A part of Triplophysa dalaica isolate WHDGS20190420 chromosome 17, ASM1584641v1, whole genome shotgun sequence genomic DNA contains:
- the psme2 gene encoding proteasome activator complex subunit 2 isoform X1 has protein sequence MSKGSALKINTDNARRIENYRQSLYKQAEELFSNYIPLKISLFDSLLKGDELSISDLQSLHAPLDIPIPDPPAPEDEQMETDKNEDDEKKKKAPKCGFIKGNERVVKLLDIVKPEIVALKETCITVSCWISHLIPKIEDGNDFGVAIQEKILERITAVKTKLETFQTNINKYFSERGDAVAKASKETHVMDYRSLVHEKDEAVYSEIRVIVLDLRGFYAELYDVISKNLEKVVNPKGEEKPSMY, from the exons ATGTCGAAAGGATCTGCACTGAAGATAAACACTGATAATGCTCGCAGG ATTGAAAACTATCGTCAGTCACTTTATAAACAG GCAGAAGAGCTTTTCTCCAACTATATTCCTCTGAAGATCTCTCTGTTCGACAGTCTGCTCAAG GGGGATGAATTGAGCATCTCTGACCTGCAGTCTCTTCATGCACCCCTGGACATCCCCATCCCCGACCCCCCCGCTCCTGAAGATGAG CAGATGGAGACAGATAAGAATGAAGATGatgagaaaaagaagaaag CTCCCAAGTGTGGTTTCATCAAAGGGAACGAGAGGGTTGTGAAGCTGCTGGATATTGTGAAACCAGAGATTGTTGCTCTGAAGGAGACCTGCATCACT GTGTCGTGCTGGATCTCTCATCTGATTCCCAAAATAGAAGATGGAAATGACTTTGGAGTCGCAATTCAA GAGAAAATCCTTGAGAGAATTACTGCTGTAAAGACAAAGCTGGAGACCTTTCAGACCAACATTAACAA GTATTTCTCTGAGAGGGGTGATGCTGTGGCCAAAGCTTCCAAGGAAACTCATGTG ATGGATTATCGTTCTCTAGTGCACGAGAAGGATGAAGCGGTTTATTCAGAGATCCGTGTGATCGTGCTTGATTTACGTGGCTTTTAT GCTGAACTGTATGATGTCATCAGTAAGAACCTGGAGAAGGTGGTGAACCCCAAAGGAGAAGAGAAGCCGTCCATGTACTGA
- the buc2l gene encoding uncharacterized protein buc2l, translated as MAAVSAQELSGGVSDVHSQAPRHSARLIHQDQQFHRHPFYIPNPQPLMPYQWPLSAPYVPYTGFPGLGYGMVMPSLGLPPYLDVSGYMLPHAQVHMLDHRRMMNPHLPPNISHQANRFHCQTAMPQNRVMVSSEVQTEPACHGSAQDSHAGSESGRGTGCESPVSASASFAENNSGACAEDTPVFTHNRVVSSNTINTTAVSALHKSEILLQAERVQIKCSETPSRLKMIRTSETELTCNDARDLLQCSVGSMHSEDVVLCSYRSLAIRKDKQGVDAGYLRKHCLPVCKVGMSPSCGACPKLNAWNVKKSFEADQCCELQRTCHLKKTKHNFKILRLPFDTQTYSQLEASIWSVESLVPYVPSILRSPKTPESHTAPVGRNQHTTESTKRHHREFRRYRSPYGPSTTFDTQTCRQLEASMWSVESLAPYVPSGDWMIGKGHLTPQKCPESDAVPLVRNPHTESTKRHASPHRPSTNYSQLEASVWSVESLMPYVPSILKTQKTPESHAVPEEKNQHTIESTKRQALHKCGSPYRPSTSWLADLGNVYYYSKLPALQKKLSGVCRSPVENPGPEGKQTGSPELSPLKQKTTRRKLRPSGRNECGGTAAVSCGCVSHYSIKTPRCSCKTDPKPSDSHSCRRHESAEVKTHHETRKMILGSHWMKPRERSDLCEDCRCLYCDDDDDDEDWSSWRWRGTTRAEKKMQIKTSGQRVHLKNRVKAH; from the exons ATGGCTGCTGTCTCTGCTCAAGAGCTCTCTGGAGGTGTATCAGATGTACATTCACAGGCCCCGCGACACAGCGCTCGGCTCATACATCAGgaccagcagtttcatcgacaTCCCTTTTACATTCCCAACCCTCAACCGCTCATGCCATATCAATGGCCTCTGTCTGCTCCATATGTGCCGTACACAGGGTTCCCTGGCTTAG gttATGGGATGGTGATGCCATCATTAGGCTTGCCTCCTTATCTGGACGTCTCTGGATACATGCTTCCTCATGCTCAGGTGCACATGTTGGATCACAGACGTATGATGAACCCTCACCTGCCTCCAAATATCTCCCACCAGGCCAACCGCTTCCACTGTCAAACCGCCATGCCCCAAAATCGCGTGATGGTCAGCTCGGAGGTTCAGACCGAGCCTGCGTGTCACGGCTCGGCACAAGACTCTCACGCGGGCTCAGAGTCGGGTAGAGGAACGGGTTGTGAAAGTCCAGTGTCTGCGTCTGCCAGCTTTGCAGAAAACAACTCTGGAGCTTGTGCTGAAGATACGCCCGTGTTCACTCACAATAGAGTTGTGTCCAGCAATACCATCAACACCACTGCTGTGTCTGCGCTTCACAAAAGTGAAATCCTCCTCCAGGCAGAACGGGTGCAAATCAAATGCAGTGAAACGCCTTCCAGATTAAAGATGATTCGAACTAGTGAAACGGAGCTCACCTGTAATGACGCCCGGGATCTTCTGCAATGCAGCGTGGGGTCCATGCACTCCGAGGATGTGGTTTTGTGCTCTTACCGCTCATTGGCTATTAGAAAAGATAAACAAGGAGTTGATGCTGGATACTTGAGGAAGCATTGCCTCCCGGTTTGTAAGGTTGGCATGTCTCCGTCATGTGGAGCATGTCCTAAACTAAACGCGTGGAACGTTAAGAAGAGCTTTGAAGCAGATCAATGCTGTGAGTTGCAGAGAACCTGTCACCTGAAGAAGACCAAACACAACTTCAAGATTCTGCGGCTGCCCTTTGACACTCAGACGTACAGTCAGCTGGAGGCTTCAATCTGGTCAGTGGAGTCTCTGGTGCCGTACGTGCCGTCCATTCTCCGCTCTCCCAAAACTCCGGAGAGTCACACTGCTCCTGTAGGGAGGAATCAACACACCACTGAGTCGACTAAACGGCACCATCGAGAGTTCCGTAGGTACCGCTCCCCATACGGCCCTTCAACGACCTTTGACACGCAGACGTGCCGCCAGCTCGAGGCTTCCATGTGGTCAGTTGAGTCTCTGGCACCGTATGTGCCGTCTGGCGACTGGATGATCGGGAAAGGTCATCTGACCCCTCAGAAGTGTCCAGAGAGTGATGCTGTTCCTCTAGTGAGGAATCCACATACGGAGTCAACTAAACGCCACGCCTCTCCACACCGCCCGTCGACAAACTACAGTCAGCTGGAGGCTTCGGTCTGGTCAGTGGAGTCTCTGATGCCGTACGTGCCATCCATTCTCAAAACTCAAAAGACTCCAGAGAGTCACGCTGTTCCTGAAGAGAAGAATCAACATACTATTGAGTCCACTAAACGTCAAGCGTTGCATAAGTGTGGCTCTCCATACCGCCCTTCAACAAGCTGGCTGGCTGACTTGGGGAATGTTTATTACTACAGTAAGTTACCTGCTTTACAGAAAAAGCTCAGTGGTGTCTGTAGATCTCCTGTTGAAAACCCTGGACCTGAAGGGAAGCAGACCGGTAGTCCTGAATTATCTCCTCTCAAACAGAAGACGACGAGGAGGAAACTAAGACCATCAGGCAGGAATGAGTGTGGCGGCACCGCTGCCGTGAGCTGTGGATGTGTTTCTCATTACTCAATAAAGACGCCTCGCTGCTCGTGTAAAACTGACCCAAAACCTTCAGATTCTCATTCCTGCAGAAGACACGAGAGCGCTGAAGTCAAGACCCATCATGAGACACGAAAGATGATTTTAGGAAGTCATTGGATGAAACCAAGAGAACGATCTGACCTGTGTGAAGACTGCAGATGTCTTtattgtgatgatgatgatgatgatgaagattgGTCGTCATGGAGATGGAGAG GTACAACACGAGCAGAGAAGAAAATGCAGATAAAGACGAGCGGTCAGCGTGTCCACCTGAAGAATCGAGTGAAAGCACATTAA
- the lsm5 gene encoding U6 snRNA-associated Sm-like protein LSm5, which yields MAAVATTNPSQLLPLELVDKCIGSRIHIVMKNDKEIVGTLLGFDDFVNMVLEDVTEFEITPEGRRITKLDQILLNGNNITMLIPGGEGPEV from the exons ATGGCGGCGGTAGCGACAACGAACCCTTCTCAGCTCTTACCACTCG AGCTGGTGGATAAATGCATCGGTTCGAGGATTCACATCGTCATGAAGAATGATAAGGAGATCGTCGGAACTCTGCTCGGATTCGACGACTTTGTCA ATATGGTCCTTGAGGATGTGACAGAGTT TGAAATCACTCCAGAGGGAAGACGGATCACCAAACTGGATCAGATTCTGCTGAATGGCAATAACATCACAATG TTGATTCCAGGAGGAGAAGGACCAGAAGTCTAA
- the psme2 gene encoding proteasome activator complex subunit 2 isoform X2, whose translation MSKGSALKINTDNARRIENYRQSLYKQAEELFSNYIPLKISLFDSLLKGDELSISDLQSLHAPLDIPIPDPPAPEDEMETDKNEDDEKKKKAPKCGFIKGNERVVKLLDIVKPEIVALKETCITVSCWISHLIPKIEDGNDFGVAIQEKILERITAVKTKLETFQTNINKYFSERGDAVAKASKETHVMDYRSLVHEKDEAVYSEIRVIVLDLRGFYAELYDVISKNLEKVVNPKGEEKPSMY comes from the exons ATGTCGAAAGGATCTGCACTGAAGATAAACACTGATAATGCTCGCAGG ATTGAAAACTATCGTCAGTCACTTTATAAACAG GCAGAAGAGCTTTTCTCCAACTATATTCCTCTGAAGATCTCTCTGTTCGACAGTCTGCTCAAG GGGGATGAATTGAGCATCTCTGACCTGCAGTCTCTTCATGCACCCCTGGACATCCCCATCCCCGACCCCCCCGCTCCTGAAGATGAG ATGGAGACAGATAAGAATGAAGATGatgagaaaaagaagaaag CTCCCAAGTGTGGTTTCATCAAAGGGAACGAGAGGGTTGTGAAGCTGCTGGATATTGTGAAACCAGAGATTGTTGCTCTGAAGGAGACCTGCATCACT GTGTCGTGCTGGATCTCTCATCTGATTCCCAAAATAGAAGATGGAAATGACTTTGGAGTCGCAATTCAA GAGAAAATCCTTGAGAGAATTACTGCTGTAAAGACAAAGCTGGAGACCTTTCAGACCAACATTAACAA GTATTTCTCTGAGAGGGGTGATGCTGTGGCCAAAGCTTCCAAGGAAACTCATGTG ATGGATTATCGTTCTCTAGTGCACGAGAAGGATGAAGCGGTTTATTCAGAGATCCGTGTGATCGTGCTTGATTTACGTGGCTTTTAT GCTGAACTGTATGATGTCATCAGTAAGAACCTGGAGAAGGTGGTGAACCCCAAAGGAGAAGAGAAGCCGTCCATGTACTGA
- the kbtbd2 gene encoding kelch repeat and BTB domain-containing protein 2, with product MSEVGERRPVNTDYAVSVLEQLKFFYEQKLLTDITLLVEDTEFPCHKMVLATCSSYFRAMFMSGLSESKQSHVHLRNVDPSTLQTIITYAYTGNLLINDCTVEPLYETACFLQVEDVLLQCRDYLVKKITAENCVRMLSIGDLFSCPELKQSAKRMVEHKFPVVYRQDAFLQLSHELLLDLLSSDNLNVEKEETVREAAMLWLEYNMEARSQYLSSVLSQIRIDALSEVTQRAWFQGLPPNDKSVVVQGLYKSMPKFFKPRLGMTKEEMLIFVEAEPAAESHPVVMGPRHTVVCYSPQAEKVYKLSSPPGDLQKFGTLVTPDNDVFIAGGQIPLKSALASHGSKSGKLQAAYCSVDSFYWLNAQQNAWVAKTPMLCARTKPSLVYCQGFIYAIGGDNVGGEMNKRTVERYDCERDEWSMTSPLPCAWSWSTAVTARECLYVMTHDLMYCYFPRGDTWVEMATRQTSRCFASAAALDGLVFYIGGLHVVGNSGLRLPTSTIDGSSVTVEIYDVNKNEWRLAANIPAKRYSDPCVRAVVLLDTLCIFIRETHLNERAKYALYQYDLELDRWCLRQPVSERVLWDLGKDFRCAVGKLYPSCLEESPWKPPTYLFSPDGAEEFEVEDDMVLLPHV from the exons ATGTCGGAGGTTGGAGAGCGTCGGCCGGTCAACACAGACTACGCTGTTTCTGTGCTGGAGCAGCTAAAGTTCTTCTATGAGCAGAAGTTATTGACTGACATCACACTACTGGTGGAGGACACTGAGTTTCCCTGTCATAAGATGGTGCTGGCCACCTGTAGCTCTTACTTCAG GGCCATGTTCATGAGTGGACTCAGTGAGAGCAAACAGTCTCATGTTCATCTTCGAAATGTTGATCCTTCTACTCTCCAGACCATCATAACTTACGCTTACACCGGTAACCTGCTCATCAATGACTGCACTGTTGAACCCCTCTACGAGACTGCGTGTTTCCTTCAG GTTGAGGATGTTTTGCTGCAGTGTCGAGATTACCTGGTGAAGAAGATCACGGCAGAAAACTGTGTGCGGATGCTGAGCATCGGCGACCTGTTCAGCTGCCCCGAACTGAAGCAGAGCGCCAAACGGATGGTGGAGCACAAGTTCCCGGTGGTGTACCGGCAGGACGCCTTCCTGCAGCTGTCGCATGAACTCCTGCTGGACCTGCTGAGCAGCGACAACCTCAACGTGGAGAAGGAGGAGACAGTCCGTGAGGCGGCCATGCTGTGGCTGGAATACAACATGGAAGCGCGCTCGCAGTACCTGTCGTCCGTGCTCAGCCAGATCCGCATCGACGCGCTCTCTGAGGTGACCCAGCGTGCCTGGTTTCAAGGGCTGCCGCCCAACGACAAGTCTGTGGTGGTGCAAGGCCTGTACAAGTCCATGCCAAAGTTTTTTAAGCCCAGACTGGGCATGACCAAGGAAGAAATGCTAATCTTCGTGGAAGCCGAGCCGGCAGCCGAAAGCCACCCAGTGGTGATGGGCCCACGCCACACGGTGGTCTGCTACAGCCCGCAAGCGGAGAAAGTGTACAAACTGAGCAGCCCGCCTGGAGACTTGCAGAAGTTCGGCACGCTGGTCACCCCGGACAACGATGTCTTCATCGCCGGTGGTCAGATCCCACTGAAGAGCGCTCTGGCCAGTCACGGCAGCAAAAGCGGCAAGCTGCAGGCGGCCTACTGTTCGGTGGACAGCTTCTACTGGCTGAATGCGCAGCAGAACGCCTGGGTGGCCAAAACGCCCATGCTGTGTGCTCGCACCAAGCCATCGCTGGTCTACTGCCAGGGCTTCATCTACGCCATCGGCGGCGATAACGTGGGCGGCGAGATGAACAAGCGCACGGTGGAGCGCTACGACTGCGAGCGAGACGAATGGAGCATGACTAGCCCTCTTCCCTGCGCGTGGAGCTGGAGCACGGCGGTGACGGCACGCGAATGCCTCTATGTCATGACCCACGACCTTATGTACTGTTACTTTCCCCGAGGCGACACCTGGGTTGAAATGGCCACGCGGCAAACCAGCCGCTGCTTCGCCTCTGCCGCCGCTTTGGATGGCCTGGTCTTCTACATCGGTGGCCTGCATGTGGTGGGCAACTCGGGCCTGCGTCTGCCGACCAGCACCATTGACGGCTCCTCCGTGACGGTGGAGATCTACGACGTCAACAAAAACGAGTGGCGCCTCGCCGCCAACATCCCGGCCAAGAGATACTCGGACCCGTGTGTGCGGGCCGTGGTCCTGCTCGACACGCTATGCATATTCATACGCGAGACGCACTTGAACGAGCGGGCCAAGTACGCGCTCTATCAGTACGACCTGGAGCTGGACCGCTGGTGTTTGCGCCAGCCTGTGTCTGAGCGAGTGCTCTGGGACCTGGGGAAAGACTTCCGCTGTGCGGTGGGTAAACTCTATCCGTCCTGCCTCGAAGAGTCGCCGTGGAAGCCTCCGACCTACCTCTTCTCTCCCGATGGAGCCGAGGAGTTTGAGGTGGAGGACGACATGGTGTTGCTGCCTCACGTATAG